The sequence GATTCGCAGTCCAGGGTTCGAGGACTACCTCCACTTGGAGGAGCTGGCCTCGCGTGCGGAGTCGTACCTGCACGTCGTGCCGGGACTGCTCCAGACCCGTGAGTACGCGACGGCCGTGGTCGAGGGCGGCCACAAGTTCGCATCCAGGGCAGAAGTGCGGCGCTTCGTCGACCTGCGCATGGCGCGGCAGGCGGTCCTCTCGGGCGAAAACGCGCTCAGCCTCTGGTGCGTCCTGGACGAGTCGGCACTGCACCGGCAAGTCGGTGGCCTTGAGGTGCTGAGAGGGCAGTGGCAGCGACTCCTGGACGTCACCAAGGAGAACTCGAAGATCTCGATACAGGTACTTCCGTTCGGTGCGGGCTCTCACGCGGGGATCGACGGAGCCTTCCAGCTCCTACACTTCGAAGTGGGGGCGCCCGTCTGCATCGTGGAGACGCTGGCGACGTCCGTCTACCTGGAAGAGGACGTGGACGTGAGCCGGTACATCGAAGCCTTGGACCTCCTGCGGGCACAGGCTCTCGATGAAAAGGCGTCGCGCCGTT comes from Streptomyces sp. Tu6071 and encodes:
- a CDS encoding helix-turn-helix domain-containing protein, which gives rise to MEARPNVHRRRFGSMMRSLRQQAGLTMEAAANQLGLPGKPALSKIENGKQRVTGLGLTAFFSVYGVDSEDVRTKVRAMATQAASGKRTNLLDEYREAIRSPGFEDYLHLEELASRAESYLHVVPGLLQTREYATAVVEGGHKFASRAEVRRFVDLRMARQAVLSGENALSLWCVLDESALHRQVGGLEVLRGQWQRLLDVTKENSKISIQVLPFGAGSHAGIDGAFQLLHFEVGAPVCIVETLATSVYLEEDVDVSRYIEALDLLRAQALDEKASRRFIHQLIKDSDT